The Triplophysa rosa linkage group LG15, Trosa_1v2, whole genome shotgun sequence genome has a segment encoding these proteins:
- the vipas39 gene encoding spermatogenesis-defective protein 39 homolog, which produces MTRAKPEDDEYWNRSKLKAFTFDDEDDEFSRLKESKRTVNSLVMDDDDEEDDFEKVSWSGEPVGSISWSVKETASSNRSGSEQGFPKIDTTSSLSKQGSGYSLSSLFRAKSKSGGFPSFSESFSETSIRTYAPELRKPKSDRKNFVSDLSPEETVRRMQKGRAYSLEKFRSLQDKLLLLDEAVALYDGNVIAAVLIYLKTSLNKEILFRELMSRDVALRHYVHYLKEMGEQKLLVELLKALGRTEDMALMQYKEHLGIKDEGRRRDFLKSCLSLPFSQDDATHVQDHYELLERQIIIEASDKKADGEIFKKFPRKASILNMPIITTLYYSCFYHYGESEGTYSSPANIRKTFRISEKQYILTALGARAKLKLWFDVDSLFNTKNWLGYTKKKSPIGFHKVVDILHKNNAPISVLQEYVNLIDDTEVKLSMALKYKCHDIVINTYRDLKDRQQLVVYRAKLERDSVEYRKVQEILSNGQIRWKN; this is translated from the exons atGACACGAGCCAAACCAGAAGATGACGAGTACTGGAACAGGTCCAAATTAAAAGCTTTCACATTTGATGATGAAGACGATGAGTTTTCACGG CTTAAAGAGTCCAAACGGACCGTCAACAGCCTTGTgatggatgatgatgatgaagaggatGATTTTGAGAAAGTCAGTTGGAGTGGAGAACCTGTGGGAA GTATCTCTTGGTCAGTTAAAGAGACTGCCTCCAGTAACCGATCAGGCAGTGAACAGGGCTTTCCCAAAATAGACACCACCTCTTCACTGTCCAAACAGGGATCTGGATACTCGCTGAGCTCTCTGTTTAGAG caaAAAGTAAATCTGGTGGTTTTCCGTCCTTCTCAGAGT CTTTTAGTGAAACATCAATAAGAACATATGCACCAGAGCTGCGAAAACCCAAATCTGATAGAAAG aattttgtCAGCGACCTGAGTCCTGAGGAAACAGTGAGGAGAATGCAGAAAGGACGG GCGTACTCGCTGGAGAAGTTCCGCTCCCTGCAGGACAAACTTTTGCTTCTGGATGAAGCAGTTGCTCTTTATGATGGCAATGTCATCGCTGCT GTCTTGATCTATTTAAAAACGTCTTTAAATAAAG AAATCCTCTTTCGAGAGTTAATGTCCAGAGATGTGGCTCTGCGTCATTACGTTCACTATTTAAAAGAGATGGGAGAACAGAAGCTTCTGGTGGAGTTACTGAA GGCTCTCGGCAGGACGGAAGATATGGCG ttAATGCAATACAAAGAACACTTGGGTATTAAGGATGAAGGCAGAAGAAGAGATTTCCTTAAAAGTTGCCTCAG ccTTCCTTTTTCTCAAGACGATGCCACTCATGTTCAAGACCACTATGAACTCCTCGAGAGACAAATCATCATCGAG GCTAGTGACAAGAAGGCAGATGGTGAAATCTTTAAAAAGTTTCCAAGGAAAGCATCTATCTTAAATATGCCAATCATCACCACACTATACTACTCCTGCTTTTACCATTATGGAGAGTCTGAG GGAACTTACAGCAGCCCAGCAAACATTAGAAAAACCTTCAGG ATTTCAGAAAAGCAGTACATTCTAACAGCTCTTGGCGCGAGAGCTAAACTAAAATTATGGTTTGATGTGGATAGTTTGTTCAACACCAAAAACTGGCTTGGCTACACCAAGAAGAAATCCCCCATTGGCTTTCACAAAGTGGTTGACATCCTCCACAAAAACAACGCACCTATATCG GTTCTGCAGGAATATGTGAACCTCATCGATGACACAGAGGTCAAGCTCAGTATGGCTCTGAAGTATAAATGCCATGACATTGTCATCAAT ACGTACAGGGACCTGAAGGACCGACAGCAGCTTGTTGTGTACAGAGCAAAGCTGGAGCGAGACTCTGTTGAGTACAGGAAGGTCCAAGAAATCCTCAGCAATGGG CAAATCAGATGGAAAAACTGA